The following nucleotide sequence is from Nocardioides daedukensis.
GTGGCCCTTCTGCCGGCCGTAGCCGCTGACCTCGCTCACGGTCATGCCCGTGACGCCGAAGGTCTCGAGGGCTTCGCGGACGTCCTCCCACTTGTGCGGCTTGATGACCGCGGTGACCAGCTTCATGCTTCTGCTCCTTCGGAGACGGGGGCCTTGGTGGACAGCGTGGATCCTCCCAGGAGGCTGCGTCGACCCGCAGTGCCGACGAAGTCGTAGGCGGACTCGCCGTGCTCGGCGAAGTCGATGCCCTCGACCTCCTCGTCCTCGGTGATCCTCCAGCCGATGGTGTACTTGATGGCCAGGGCGATCACCAGGGTGGCGACGGCCGACCAGACGATCGCGAACAGGGCCACCACGGTCTGGATGACGAGCTGCTTTGCGCCGTCGCCGTAGAACAGGCCGCCGCTGGTGGCCAGGAAACCGATGCCGATGGTGCCGATGAGTCCGGCAACCAGGTGCACGCCGACGACGTCGAGCGAGTCGTCATAGCCGAGCTTGTACTTGAGCCCGACCGCCAGGGCCGCAGCGGCACCGGCGACGACACCGAGGATCAGCGAGCCGACCGGGGACAGTGCGCCACAGGCCGGGGTGATGGCGACCAGACCGGCGACGACACCCGAGGCGGCACCGAGGCTGGTGCCCTTCCCGTCGCGGATCTTCTCGACCAGCAGCCAGCCGATCATGGCAGCGGCGGTGGCGGCGGTGGTGTTGACCCAGACCAGGCCAGTCTCGCCGACGAAGTTGGCGGCGAAGGCTGCACTGTTGGTGTAGAACTCGCCCTCCTCGCCGCCGACACCGGCAGTGGCGCCCGGGACGAAGGAGCCGACGTTGAAGCCGAACCATCCGAACCACAGCAGGCCGGCGCCGATCATCGTGAGCGGCAGGTTGTGCGGCTTCATCGACTCCTTGCCGAAGCCCTTGCGGGCACCGATGACAAGGGCCAGGACCAGGCCTGCGACACCGGCGTTGATGTGCACCACGGTGCCGCCGGCGTAGTCGAGCGGGACGATCTCCGCGACGGCCTCGGCGCCCTCGCCGACGGTCCCGAAGATCATCGCGGCCAGGCCGTCCGGGTTGCCGGACAGGAACCCGCCGCCCCACACCTGGTGGGCCAGGGGGAAGTAGGACAGCGTGACCCAGATCGGGATGAAGAGCATCCAGGTGGAGAACTTCACCCGGTCGGCGATCGCGCCGCTGATCAGGGCCGCGGTGATCACGGCGAAGGTCAGCTGGAAGGCGACGGTGAGGTAGGCCGACGGGTCGATGTCGGTCAGGCCGAAGAGTGCGAACGGATCGGCGAAGAAGGTGCCGACCGCGCCTCCGGCGATCTCTCCGTCCGTGCTTGCGGTGATCGAGCTGTAGGACATCGAGAAGCCCCACAGGATGTAGACGATGCTGATCGCGCCCATCGCCCCGAACGACATCATCATCATGTTCAGGATCGACTTGGACCGCGTCATGCCGCCGTAGAACAACGCCAGACCAGGCGTCATCAGCAGGACGAGGGACGCGGAAGTGAGAACCCAGGCTGCGTGGCCGGTGTCCATGGAACCTCCAGTTGTGCGTTCACGGTTGGAGCCGGAGTTCCTCGTCCGACCTCGGTGTCGGCAGGCTCCTGCTCGGTGGTGAAACCTTCACCCCTGGAGATTTCGGCGTACGCGCTCGCATGTTGCGTTCACGAAACGAGTGCGCGCCGGGTGTTACTTCCATGTTTCGTCGATCTCACCGCGCGGGTCACCCGGGTTGGGCCGCCCGGGTGTCAGGGCGGTGTCAGCCCAGCAGTGCGTCGACGAACGCCTCGGGCTGGAAGGGAGCCAGGTCGTCGGCGCCCTCACCCAGGCCGACGAGCTTGACCGGTACGCCGAGCTCGCGCTGCACGGCGACCACGATGCCGCCCTTGGCCGAGCCGTCGAGCTTGGTGAGCACGATCCCGGTGACGTTGACGATCTCGGAGAAGACGCGGGCCTGGATCATCCCGTTCTGGCCGGTGGTTGCGTCCAGGACCAGCAGCACCTCGGTAACCGGGGCCTGCTTCTCGATGACTCGCTTGACCTTGCCGAGCTCGTCCATCAGGCCGGCCTTGTTCTGCAGGCGACCGGCGGTGTCGACCAGGACGACGTCGGTGCCCTGCTCCACGCCCTGCTTGACCGCCTCGAAGGCGACGCTGGCGGGATCCGAGCCCTCGGGGCCCTTCACGACGGGTACGCCGACCCGCTCACCCCACGTCGCCAGCTGCTCGACGGCAGCTGCGCGGAAGGTGTCGGCCGCACCGAGCACGACCGAGCGCTCGTCGGCGACCAGGATCCGCGAGATCTTGCCGACTGTGGTGGTCTTGCCGGCGCCGTTCACACCGACGACGAGCACGACACCGGGCTTGCCGTCCTGACCGGTGACCTGGAGTCCGCGGTCCATGGACGGGTCGACCAGGTTGATCAGCTCCTCGCGGAGCACCTCTCGCGGGGTGCCGGCGTCATTGCCCTCGACGCGGAGGCGGGTGCGCAGCTTCTCGACGAGCTCCTGGGTCGGCTTGACCCCGATGTCCGCGGTGAGCAGGACGTCCTCGATGTCCTCCCAGGTGTCCTCGTCGAGACGGTCCCTGGAGAGCAGGGCGAGCAGACCCCGGCCCAGGCTTCCCTGGGATCGGGAGAGTCGCTGGCGCAGCCGCACCAGCCTGCTGGCAGTGCCTTCCGGCTTCTCCAGCGTGGGGGCCGACGGCTCCACCTCGACCGGAGCGGGCTCGAGGCCCGGCTCAACACCCGGCTCGACCTGGGTCGGCGGGGCGGAGGTCTCCTCGCGCGGTGGCGCGATGACATCGGTGCCCTCGGACGGCTTCTTCCGCCGACCGAGTCCGCTGACCAGGCCAGCGATGGCGAGCACGCCGACAACGGCGATCGCGATGATCAGATAGAGCCAGTCACCCAGGAAATCCATGGACCGAATCCAACCAGAGAGCTCAGCGCTGGTCGATGGTGGGGACCGCGTCGACCGTCTTCTTCATGGCCGCGCCCACCCAGGGCAGCGCGGGCACGTCCTGGCCGCGGTGGGGGAAGGCGACATAGAGCATGACCACTCCGGCGACGAGCACGATTGCGAACATCACCACGATGATGGGGAGCAAGGACAGCCCTTCTCAAGACAACTCGGACAACGGCTTCCAGACTCGCACAACGGTGGTGAGCCCCAAACCGGCTCGCGAGGCGACAGTGAGGTGGATCACACCAGGTCAGGCACGCAAGAGCGGTTCCACCGCCGCGCGGATCTCCTGCGGCATCGGCACGACCGGGCGATTCCCGGCGCCGTGCTCGTTGTCGACATAGACGTGCACGAAGCGACCCTCGGCCGCGGCCTCGTCCGAGTCGCCCTGGAAGAGCCCGATCCGATAGACGATCGAGGACGTACCGACCTTGTCCACGACCAGGCCCATCTCGATCGGCTCGGGGAACCCGATCTCGCGGAAGTAGCGGCACGAGGTCTCCGCGACGACGCCGATCTGCGGCAGCAGCCGGACGTTGACCCCGGTCGCCTCGAAGAGGTGCGCGTTCACCGCGGTGTCGAAGAGCTCGTAGTAGGTCGCATTGTTGAGGTGACCGTAGGCGTCGTCGTCGCGCCAGCGCGTGGTCACGGTCCGCCAGGCGACATAGTCGGCACGGGTGGGCAGCGGGGGGCGTTCACTCACCCGAGCAGCCTAGCCTCGCCCCGCGTCTCGGGACGCACCGGCAACCCGCTGCGGACGCGCTCCTCGCTCAGCCCTCGTTGCGCAGCCGCTGGCTGATCACCGCTGAGACGCCGTCGCCGCGCATGGTCACGCCGTAGAGGGCGTCGCCGACCTCCATCGTCCGTTTCTGGTGGGTGATCACCAGGAGCTGGGAGTTCTCGCGGAGCTCCTCATAGATCTCCAGCAGGCGGCCGAGGTTGGTGTCGTCCAGGGCGGCCTCGACCTCGTCGAGGATGTAGAACGGCGAGGGGCGGGCCTTGAACAGCGAGACCAGGAAGGCGACGGCGACCAGGGAGCGCTCGCCACCGGAGAGCAGGGAGAGGCGCTTGACCT
It contains:
- a CDS encoding ammonium transporter, whose translation is MDTGHAAWVLTSASLVLLMTPGLALFYGGMTRSKSILNMMMMSFGAMGAISIVYILWGFSMSYSSITASTDGEIAGGAVGTFFADPFALFGLTDIDPSAYLTVAFQLTFAVITAALISGAIADRVKFSTWMLFIPIWVTLSYFPLAHQVWGGGFLSGNPDGLAAMIFGTVGEGAEAVAEIVPLDYAGGTVVHINAGVAGLVLALVIGARKGFGKESMKPHNLPLTMIGAGLLWFGWFGFNVGSFVPGATAGVGGEEGEFYTNSAAFAANFVGETGLVWVNTTAATAAAMIGWLLVEKIRDGKGTSLGAASGVVAGLVAITPACGALSPVGSLILGVVAGAAAALAVGLKYKLGYDDSLDVVGVHLVAGLIGTIGIGFLATSGGLFYGDGAKQLVIQTVVALFAIVWSAVATLVIALAIKYTIGWRITEDEEVEGIDFAEHGESAYDFVGTAGRRSLLGGSTLSTKAPVSEGAEA
- the ftsY gene encoding signal recognition particle-docking protein FtsY, giving the protein MDFLGDWLYLIIAIAVVGVLAIAGLVSGLGRRKKPSEGTDVIAPPREETSAPPTQVEPGVEPGLEPAPVEVEPSAPTLEKPEGTASRLVRLRQRLSRSQGSLGRGLLALLSRDRLDEDTWEDIEDVLLTADIGVKPTQELVEKLRTRLRVEGNDAGTPREVLREELINLVDPSMDRGLQVTGQDGKPGVVLVVGVNGAGKTTTVGKISRILVADERSVVLGAADTFRAAAVEQLATWGERVGVPVVKGPEGSDPASVAFEAVKQGVEQGTDVVLVDTAGRLQNKAGLMDELGKVKRVIEKQAPVTEVLLVLDATTGQNGMIQARVFSEIVNVTGIVLTKLDGSAKGGIVVAVQRELGVPVKLVGLGEGADDLAPFQPEAFVDALLG
- a CDS encoding thioesterase family protein, whose amino-acid sequence is MSERPPLPTRADYVAWRTVTTRWRDDDAYGHLNNATYYELFDTAVNAHLFEATGVNVRLLPQIGVVAETSCRYFREIGFPEPIEMGLVVDKVGTSSIVYRIGLFQGDSDEAAAEGRFVHVYVDNEHGAGNRPVVPMPQEIRAAVEPLLRA